DNA from Pseudomonas putida:
GACTACGAAGTCACCAGCCAGGTCTTCAAGCGCCTCGGCGTAGAAGTGGAGTGGCAGTTCCTGCCGTGGAAACGCTGCCTGGCCATGGTCGAACAAGGCTTGGCCGATGGCATCCTCGACATCTTCCAGACCGAATCGCGTCAGCCCTACCTGGTGTACGCCCCCGAGCCTATGTCGGACGTCGAATTCGTCCTGTTCCAGGCGCGTGCACGTCGCCATGGCGTAGCCCACCTGGAGGACCTCGCCGGCCTCACCGTCGGCACATCGCCCGGCTACGCCTATGGTGCAGCGTTCAACGACGCCCCCTATTTCGCACGCGAACCCGCGCCTACTCTCGAGGCCAATTTCGGCAAATTGATGCTGGGCCGCATCGACCTGGCGATCACCGACCGTAGGGTTGGGCATTACCTGCTCCATCAGCTGGGCCTGCAACAGCAAGTCGAGGAATTACCGTTGGTGATCAGCCGCCAGACCCAGTATCTGGGGTTGGTGCGCAAGCCCGGGCGGAAGCACTGGCCCTGGCCTTTGCCGAAGAACTGCAGCGGTTCAAGCAAGAACCGGCCTATGCAGCGATCAGCAACCGCTACACAGGCGACATTGGAAACATTCTCAACGCCGTTGAGCAGCAGGAAAGCAGCACAGCGCGATAGCTCTGTTATACTCGGGCCTTCCCGCCCGGCTCACGCCCGGACGCTCGGCCTCGCAACAGGCATCCCGATCGGCACAGACGCCCCTCGCGTCCAGCCCCCGTTTCCCGGATGTGCAGTGAAAGCCCAGCTGGACCGGACGCGATCGCATCCCACCGATGCCCGTCGCGCCAGGCAGAACATCCCAACGGGCCCAGCCCACACGAGAACAGGATCGCCCATGTCCTTTGCTTCCCTCGGTCTCTCCGAGGCTCTTGTCCGCGCTATCGAGGCTGCGGGCTACACCCAGCCGACCCCCGTGCAACAGCGGGCCATTCCCGCCGTGTTGCAAGGCCGCGACCTGATGGTTGCCGCACAGACAGGTACGGGTAAAACCGGCGGCTTCGCCCTGCCGATCCTCGAGCGCCTGTTCCCGGCCGGCCACCCCGACAAGTCGCAGCGTCACGGCCCGCGCCAGCCCCGCGTGCTGGTCCTGACCCCGACCCGCGAACTGGCAGCCCAGGTGCATGACAGCTTCAAGGTCTATGCCCGTGACCTGCCACTGGTCAGCGCCTGCATCTTCGGCGGCGTTGGCATGAACCCGCAGATCCAGGCCATTGCCAAAGGCGTTGACGTGCTGGTCGCCTGCCCAGGCCGCCTGCTCGACCTGGCCGGCCAAGGCAAGGTCGACCTGGCCCACGTGGAAATCCTGGTGCTCGACGAAGCCGACCGCATGCTCGACATGGGCTTCATTCACGACGTCAAGAAGGTCCTCGCCCGCCTGCCGGCCAAGCGCCAGAACCTGCTGTTCTCGGCCACCTTCTCCAAGGACATCACCGACCTCGCCGACAAGCTTCTGCACAACCCGGAGCGCATCGAGGTCACGCCGCCGAACACCACTGTCGAGCGTATCGAGCAGCGCGTCTATCGCCTGCCCGCCAGCCACAAGCGTGCACTGCTGGCACACCTGATCACCCAGGGCGCCTGGGAACAGGTACTGGTGTTCACCCGGACCAAGCACGGCGCCAACCGCTTGGCCGAGTACCTGGAAAAGCACGGCCTGACAGCCGCCGCAATCCACGGCAACAAAAGCCAGAACGCCCGCACCAAAGCCCTGGCCGATTTCAAGGCCAACAGTGTGCGCGTGCTGGTCGCCACCGACATCGCCGCCCGTGGCCTGGACATCGACCAGCTGCCGCACGTGGTCAACTTCGAGCTACCGAACGTCGAGGAAGATTACGTTCACCGCATCGGCCGTACCGGCCGTGCCGGTCGCTCGGGCGAAGCCATTTCCATGGTCGCGCCAGATGAAGAGAAGCTGCTCAAGAGCATCGAGCGGGTGACCAAGCAACGCATCCAGGATGGCGACCTGATGGGCTTCGACGCCAGCCAGGTAGAAGCCGAAAAGCCTGAAGTGCGCGAGCGCCCGCAGAACAGCGGCCGCGGTGGCCGCAACCAGCAGGGCCGCGGCGAAGGCGGTAAAGACGCCAACGGCGGCCGCAAGGACAAGGGCAAGGACAAAGGCAAGGCCAAGCAGCAAGCTGCAGAAAAGCCGGCCGACAAGGAAAACAGCGGCGACAAGCAACAGCAGCCGCGCAAGCCGCGTGACAAGAAGCCACGCCAACAGCAGCAGGCCAGCAGCAACAGCGTGCCGAAAGTACCGGCCGACCGCGACCCGGAAGAATTCCTGGACGACGATGTCGACAACTTCGGTAACCGTGCCGACTACGTCAGCCCGTACCAAGGCAAGAACCAAGGCCGCAATCGCCGCCCGGGTGGCGGTGCAGGCCAGGGCCAGAATAGCGGTCAACGCAGCAACGCTGGGGGCCAGGGCCAAGCTCGCAGTGGCGGCCAGCAGCGTAGTGGCGGCAGCGGTGGTGGCGGCGAAAAGCGCCCTGCCCGCGCCAACAACGGTGGCGGTGCCCGTCGTGACGGCGGTGGCCGTGGTCGCCCAGCCCGTGATGACGCAGCCCGGCAGGAGCCTGCCGTGCGTAACCCACGCCAGCCAGAAAAACAACCGGTGATCATCCGCAAGGAATCCAAGCTCGACCGTTACCCGACGCCTGAGCAGTTGGATGACGTGCCGACCCGACCACGCGGTGAGCGCCCGGCCTTGTTGACCCGAAAAGGCTGAACCCGGAGTAGCCCGATTTCAGGGCACTCCACGGGAAACGAAAACGCCGCCCAATGGGCGGCGTTTTTCATTGCCAAGGCAATGCTTACTTCTGCTTCACACCTTCGACACTGATATCCAGGTCCAGCGTCTGCGAAGTAGCGCCTGGGCCTTTGATGCCGAAGTCATTCAGGTTCAGGGTGGTGGTGGCGTTGAAACCAGCGCGCTCACCGCCCCATGGGTCCTTGCCTTCACCGTTGAAGGTTGCCTTGAAGGTGACCGGCTTGGTTACGCCGTGCATGGTCAGGTCGCCCGTAACGTCAGCAGTCTTTTCGCCAGTCGACTTGACGGCAGTAGAAACGAACTTGGCTTCAGGATACTTCTTCACATCGAGGAAGTCGGCGCTGGCGATGTGCTTGTCACGCTCGGCGTGGTTCGACCACAGGCTGGCGGTCTTCAGGTCGACGCTGATCTTGCTGGCTTCAGGCTTGGCGCTGTCCCAGGTGAAGTTGCCGTCGAAGTCCTTGAAGGTACCGTGGATGAAGCTGTAGCCCAGGTGGCTGATTTTCCAGTCAACGAACGCGTGCTGGCCTTCCTTGTCGATCTTGTACTCGGCAGCCATGGCCTGGCCAGCGGAGAGCAGAGCGGTACCGAGCGCCAGAGCGGCAAAAGTCTTTTTCAACATCCTGTTCCTTCCTATGCAATTGAGGTTGAGAGTCAAGCTTTGCGGCCCAGCATACGGGTCAGGGTCGCGTCACGGTCGATGAAATGGTGCTTGAGCGCTGCCAGGGCATGCAGCACGGCAAAAATCACCAGGCCCCATGCCAGCCACAGATGAATCACCCCCGCCACATCTGCCTGGTCGGGCAGGTCGCTGACCAGTGCCGGCACTTCGAACAGGCCGAACACCGGAATGCCGACGCCGTCGGCGGTGGAAATCAGGTAACCGGCCGCCATCACCGCAAACAGCCCAAGGTACAGGGCCAAATGGCCCAGCTTGGCCGCCAGGCGTGTGACCGCGCCATGGTTGGCGGGCGCCGGAGGTGGGGGGCTGATGAAACGCCAGACCACCCGCAGCAACATCACTGCCAGCAAAACCAGGCCGATACTCTTGTGCAGGTCCGGCCCGGCTTTGCGCCAGGGGCTGTAGTAGTCGAGACCGACCATCCACAGGCCCAGGCCGAACAGGCCGAAGACTGCCAGCGCCACGCCCCAATGCAGGACGATACTGACCACGCCGTAGCGAGAGGGTGAATTGCGCAGTTGCATGTTGGCGTGTTTCTCCGTGAAAGCTGTGCACAGACTAACGCGTAACGTATCGAATAAAAGCGGAAAAAATTGCTTCGGATTATCGAGAAATCCGATATGTATTCTGTAAGCTTCCCATTAAGGAAACATTAACGATAGCCGGGGAAATAGAGGTTGCCAGTACCGGCCTCGTGCTGCCAAGCGGTCGGTACTGGCGATCGATCAGCCAGCCTTGGCCTGGGTATTGGCCACAGCCTTCTTCGCAGGCTCGGACTTGGCTGTCGCTTTCTTGGCCTCAACAGGTTTGTGCGTCGGCGCATGCTTGGCCGGTGCCGCCTTGGTGGCCGCAGGCTTGGCAGCCGCTTCCTTCACTGCAGGTGCAGGCGCGACCGGGGCGGGCGCGGTTTGGGGAGCAGGCGCTGGGGCTGGCGCCACTGCTTCAGCCTTGGCAATCGGTTCTGCCTTCACCTCGGGCGTGTCCGCCCCACCAAACAGACGCTTGAAGAAGCCAGGTTTGTCCTGCTTGGCCTCATCGACAGGCTTCGACTCAGCTTTGGCAGGCGCCGCGTCAGGCTTGTCAGCCTTGTCAGACGAACCACCAAACATGTTCGAGAAGAACCCACCCTTGCTCGCCTTGGCGGCCGCCGAACCCGCCGCCGCCGCTGCGACCGGTGCCGCCTTGGCAGGGTCAAACGACTTGCCGGCCAGCAGATCCTGGGCCTGGCTGGCCGCACGCTGGCCGCTGCGCAGGGCGCCTTCCAGGGTGCCTGGATACAGGGCGTCGGTGTGCTCGCCAGCAAAAGTGATGCGCTGCACCGGGCGCTCCCACAGGCGCCAGTACTTGCTGATCTGCCCTGGGCCATAGGCCAGATAGGCGCCGCCGGTACCGGCGTCGGTGCTGTAGCGCTTGACCTCATAACCGGTGAAGGCACCACGGGCCTGCGGGTAGAAGGCATGCAGGCGTATCAGCACCTGGTCGACCATCTGCTTGTCGCCAAACGCCTGCAGCAGGCGGGCGTTGTCGCCGGACAGGTTGATGACCACGTTGGCGCCGCCCTTGAGCGCCGGCTCGATCCACAGCATGCCAAGGCCGGCGTTACTGAAGATTTCGCCCGACATGCGCGCGCGGCTTTCCCATACCGGCTTCTTGAACTTGAGCATCAGCTGGTCGCGCCAGCCATAGTTGGTACCCTTGAGCGCGGCCAGGTGCTGGCTGTCCAGGCCTGGGGTCATCTGGATTTTGGCCAGGGCGCGCAGCGGCACGGCCATTACCAGGTAATCCGCCTGGTAGCCGACGCTGCCGACTTTTACCGTGACGCCGTCCTTGTCCTGGACAATGGCGGTGACCGGCGAGCTGGTCTTGATGGTTTTCAATTGCTTGACGAAGGCCTGGGCCAGCACCGGGCTGCCACCGGGCAGCCGCGCGGCGCGCAGGTCGCGGTCGCTGACGCCGCGGTACACGCGGTTCTGCTGGGCGAAATACAGCAACGACAGGCGCGACGGTTCATCGTAGCGCGTACGGATCTGCTGGTTGACCAGCTGGCGGGCGGTGGTCGGCAGTTGCAGTTTGTCCAGCCAGGTGGAGACGTTGATCTGGTCGAGGGCGAACAACGTGCTGTTTGCTTGCGGGTTCAGCGGGTCGTCGATCGAACGGGCCAGGTCGTCGAGGGTTTTCTCGTAACGCTTGAGCGCCTCGGCGGTAGCCGGCTGCTTGGTGGCCAGGTCGGTGGCACTGAAGTACTCGCCGTCGATCAGGTAACCGGGGGTACGCACGAACTCCGGCGCTGGCAGTGTTTCAAGCTTGAAACGGTCCAGGTACTGGTTCAGCACCGGCTGCGCCTTGGCATTGCCGATCCACTCGCTGGTTGCCAGGCCAGAACGCCCGCCCATGCCCGCCTTGGCCTCCAGCAGCGTTACCTGCCAGCCTTTGTTCTGCAACTCGTAGGCGGCCGTCAGGCCTGCCAGGCCGCCACCCACGACAATTGCCGTAGGCGTCTTGTCCTTTGCCAGCGCGGCGCCGCTGGACACACCAATCAATACCAACGCGCACAGGCGCACCCAAGCAGCAGCCATGTTGGCGAACTCCGAGTCAGAGGTTACAGAAACGGGGAGAGGCAGGGATGCCCCAGGAAGATGCGTTAAGAATACGTCAGGTCCGACCACCCTGCCAGCGCAGTGACATCAAGTCCTTTTGGCAACTGACATTTTTGCCAGTAGCCATGTCACACGATGGCAGGTAAAGCTGGCGAAGTTGGCCAGCAGCCCCGCCAGGAGGGCATACGCATGATCTTCGAGGAGCACTTCCAACACGTCGAACGGCAGTATCTGTGGCACAAGCAGACGCTTCATATGGCATCCGGGCTGAGTATCCGCTCCAACAGCACCTCCTGGACCGGCTTTCATGAAGCGTTCAAGGGTGAAGACGGCACCGAACTGGTGATTGGTGAACACAGCGACGTGGAAATCACCTTCGCCCAGGAAGTCGAATGCTTGCGGCTGGAATACTATGTGGTCAGCGATTTTCTCTGCGACGACCTGCACATGTTGTTCGATGCCGAGAACCAAGGCCATGACCTGGCTGCACCGACGCTGCTCAACTTCTACTGGCTTACCTTGGAAGGCAACGGCTTGCGCGACCTGCGCCCCGGCCCCATCGCCACACACCCCTACTACCAGCTGATCGAAGGGCCATTCCGGCGCCTGACCATTTCCACCTCGCAGGCTGGCACCGTGCACATCCGTCGCCTCGAATGGACCGGCACCCACCGCCATTGAACGGCAGCGGTTGTCCTGCCCTGCGGCATTGCTTAAGCTTACGCGGTCGAACCACGCCGTAAAGCCAGGAGAAGTGCCGATGGGCCTCAATGATCAGTGGATGCAACGCGACCTCAAGGTCCTGTGGCACCCCTGCACCCAGATGAAAGACCACGAGCAGCTGCCGCTGATCCCGATCAAACGCGGCGAAGGTGTGTGGCTGGAGGACTTCGAAGGCAAGCGCTACCTGGACGCGGTGAGCAGTTGGTGGGTCAATGTGTTCGGCCACGCCAACCCGCGCATCAACCAGCGCATCAAGGACCAGGTGGATCAGCTGGAACACGTGATCCTGGCCGGTTTCAGCCACCAGCCGGTCATCGAGTTGTCCGAGCGCCTGGTGGCCATGACCCCGGCCGGCCTCGACCGGGTGTTTTACGCCGACAATGGCTCGTCGTGCATCGAAGTGGCGCTGAAGATGAGCTTCCACTACTGGCAGAATGTCGGCAAACCGGACAAGAAGCGCTTCGTCACCCTGACCAACAGCTATCACGGCGAAACCATTGCCGCCATGTCGGTAGGCGATGTGCCGCTGTTTACCGAAACCTACAAGGCGCTGCTGCTCGACACCCTCAAGGTGCCCAGCCCCGATTGCTACCTGCGCCCCGAGGGCATGAGCTGGGAAGAGCACTCGCGCAACATGTTCCAGGCCATGGAACAGACCCTGGCCGAGCACCACGCCTCGATCAGCGCCGTGATCGTCGAGCCGCTGATCCAAGGTGCAGGCGGCATGCGCATGTACCACCCGGTTTACCTCAAGCTGCTGCGCGAGGCCTGCGACCGCTACGACGTGCACCTGATCCACGACGAGATCGCCGTGGGCTTCGGCCGTACCGGCACGATGTTCGCCTGCGAGCAGGCCGGCATCCGCCCAGACTTCCTGTGCCTGTCCAAGGCCCTGACCGGCGGTTACCTGCCGCTGGCCGCCTGCCTGACCACCGACAAGGTGTACCAGGCCTTCTACGATGACTACCCGACCTTGCGTGCGTTCCTGCATTCGCACAGCTACACCGGCAACCCGCTGGCGTGCGCAGCGGCGCTGGCGACCCTGGACATCTTCGAGCAGGACAACGTGATCGAGGCCAACAAGGCTCTTGCCACGCGTATGGCCACAGCCACTGCGCACCTGGCCGACCATGCTCACGTTGCCGAAATTCGTCAGACCGGCATGGCCCTGGCCATCGAGATGGTGAAAGACAAGACTGGCAAGGTTGCCTACCCCTGGCAAGAGCGGCGTGGCCTGAAGGTATTCGAACACGCCCTGACCCGCGGCGCCCTGCTGCGGCCGCTGGGCAATGTGGTGTACTTCCTGCCGCCGTATGTGATCACCCCGGAGCAGATCGACTTCCTTGCCGAGGTGGCCAGTGAAGGCATCGACATAGCCACCCGCGATAGCGTCAGCGTTGCCGTGCCGGCCAACTTCCACCCCGACTTCCGCGATCCGGGCTAAGCCCGAAAGCCGGCGCCGACCCCCTGTAGGAGCGGCCTTGTGTCGCGAAAGGGCCGCGCAGCGGCCCCAAGCAATTCATGCATCGCCGCTGAAACCCTGGGGCCGCTGCGCAGCCCTTTCGCGACACAAGGCCGCTCCTACAACGGGCGAGTAAACCTTTAAAACGAGCACCCCATGAGACTGTCCCGCTTCTTCATCGACGCCCCCCTGAGCCTTGGCGAACACGACCTGCCCGAGGCCCAGGCCCACTACATCGGCCGCGTGCTGCGCATGGCCCCCGGCGACGCCGTGCAGCTGTTCGACGGCAGCGGCCAGGAATACCTCGGCCAACTGCTTGAAGTGGGCAAGAAAACCGTGCGTGTCAGCCTCGACCAAGCCTTCACCGGCCAGGCCGACTCACCGCTGCACGTGCACCTCGGCCAAGGCCTGTCGCGCGGCGAACGCATGGACTGGGCGATCCAGAAGGCCACCGAACTGGGCGCCAACGAAATCACCCCGATCGTCAGCGAACGCTGCGAAGTGCGCCTGAAGGACGAACGTGCCGACAAACGTCTGGCCCACTGGCGCCAAGTGGCGATCAGTGCCTGCGAACAATGCGGGCGCTCAACCTTGCCGGTCATCCACCCACCCGTGCCCCTAACCGAGTGGCTGAGCAGCACTCAGGCTGACCTGAAGCTGGTCCTGCACCCGGTGGCCGAACCGCTCACCAGCCATGCCAAGCCTGCAGGCCTGGCCTTCCTGATCGGCCCCGAAGGCGGCCTTAGCGAAGCCGAAGTCGAACAGGCCAAAGCCGCCGGTTTCCACGCAGCACGCCTTGGCCCACGCGTGCTGCGCACCGAAACCGCGCCGGTGGTGGCGCTGTCGGTGGCACAGCAGCTGTGGGGCGACTTTTAACTAACGCACATAGAACGACACCGCCACGAAGTGCATGAGGCTGCCGGCAATTACGAAGAGGTGCCAGATGCCGTGCCAGTGGCGGAAACGGCTATCGAAGGCGAAGAAGATGATGCCGACGGTGTAGAACACCCCGCCGGCCGCCAGCCAGGTAAAACCTGCGGTGCCCAGCGTATTGAGCAATGGCTTGACTGCAACCAGCACGATCCAGCCCATCACGGCATAAATGATGATCGACAGGATCCGCGCCTCGGAGCGCGGCTTGATCTCCTGCAACATGCCAATCACCGCCAGCCCCCAGACCACACCGAACAGGCTCCAGCCCCACGGGCCGCGCAGGCTGACCAGGCAAAACGGCGTGTAGCTGCCGGCGATCAACAGGTAGATCGACAGGTGATCGAGCT
Protein-coding regions in this window:
- a CDS encoding DEAD/DEAH box helicase; protein product: MSFASLGLSEALVRAIEAAGYTQPTPVQQRAIPAVLQGRDLMVAAQTGTGKTGGFALPILERLFPAGHPDKSQRHGPRQPRVLVLTPTRELAAQVHDSFKVYARDLPLVSACIFGGVGMNPQIQAIAKGVDVLVACPGRLLDLAGQGKVDLAHVEILVLDEADRMLDMGFIHDVKKVLARLPAKRQNLLFSATFSKDITDLADKLLHNPERIEVTPPNTTVERIEQRVYRLPASHKRALLAHLITQGAWEQVLVFTRTKHGANRLAEYLEKHGLTAAAIHGNKSQNARTKALADFKANSVRVLVATDIAARGLDIDQLPHVVNFELPNVEEDYVHRIGRTGRAGRSGEAISMVAPDEEKLLKSIERVTKQRIQDGDLMGFDASQVEAEKPEVRERPQNSGRGGRNQQGRGEGGKDANGGRKDKGKDKGKAKQQAAEKPADKENSGDKQQQPRKPRDKKPRQQQQASSNSVPKVPADRDPEEFLDDDVDNFGNRADYVSPYQGKNQGRNRRPGGGAGQGQNSGQRSNAGGQGQARSGGQQRSGGSGGGGEKRPARANNGGGARRDGGGRGRPARDDAARQEPAVRNPRQPEKQPVIIRKESKLDRYPTPEQLDDVPTRPRGERPALLTRKG
- a CDS encoding YceI family protein; this translates as MLKKTFAALALGTALLSAGQAMAAEYKIDKEGQHAFVDWKISHLGYSFIHGTFKDFDGNFTWDSAKPEASKISVDLKTASLWSNHAERDKHIASADFLDVKKYPEAKFVSTAVKSTGEKTADVTGDLTMHGVTKPVTFKATFNGEGKDPWGGERAGFNATTTLNLNDFGIKGPGATSQTLDLDISVEGVKQK
- a CDS encoding cytochrome b is translated as MQLRNSPSRYGVVSIVLHWGVALAVFGLFGLGLWMVGLDYYSPWRKAGPDLHKSIGLVLLAVMLLRVVWRFISPPPPAPANHGAVTRLAAKLGHLALYLGLFAVMAAGYLISTADGVGIPVFGLFEVPALVSDLPDQADVAGVIHLWLAWGLVIFAVLHALAALKHHFIDRDATLTRMLGRKA
- a CDS encoding flavin monoamine oxidase family protein codes for the protein MAAAWVRLCALVLIGVSSGAALAKDKTPTAIVVGGGLAGLTAAYELQNKGWQVTLLEAKAGMGGRSGLATSEWIGNAKAQPVLNQYLDRFKLETLPAPEFVRTPGYLIDGEYFSATDLATKQPATAEALKRYEKTLDDLARSIDDPLNPQANSTLFALDQINVSTWLDKLQLPTTARQLVNQQIRTRYDEPSRLSLLYFAQQNRVYRGVSDRDLRAARLPGGSPVLAQAFVKQLKTIKTSSPVTAIVQDKDGVTVKVGSVGYQADYLVMAVPLRALAKIQMTPGLDSQHLAALKGTNYGWRDQLMLKFKKPVWESRARMSGEIFSNAGLGMLWIEPALKGGANVVINLSGDNARLLQAFGDKQMVDQVLIRLHAFYPQARGAFTGYEVKRYSTDAGTGGAYLAYGPGQISKYWRLWERPVQRITFAGEHTDALYPGTLEGALRSGQRAASQAQDLLAGKSFDPAKAAPVAAAAAGSAAAKASKGGFFSNMFGGSSDKADKPDAAPAKAESKPVDEAKQDKPGFFKRLFGGADTPEVKAEPIAKAEAVAPAPAPAPQTAPAPVAPAPAVKEAAAKPAATKAAPAKHAPTHKPVEAKKATAKSEPAKKAVANTQAKAG
- a CDS encoding adenosylmethionine--8-amino-7-oxononanoate transaminase, translating into MGLNDQWMQRDLKVLWHPCTQMKDHEQLPLIPIKRGEGVWLEDFEGKRYLDAVSSWWVNVFGHANPRINQRIKDQVDQLEHVILAGFSHQPVIELSERLVAMTPAGLDRVFYADNGSSCIEVALKMSFHYWQNVGKPDKKRFVTLTNSYHGETIAAMSVGDVPLFTETYKALLLDTLKVPSPDCYLRPEGMSWEEHSRNMFQAMEQTLAEHHASISAVIVEPLIQGAGGMRMYHPVYLKLLREACDRYDVHLIHDEIAVGFGRTGTMFACEQAGIRPDFLCLSKALTGGYLPLAACLTTDKVYQAFYDDYPTLRAFLHSHSYTGNPLACAAALATLDIFEQDNVIEANKALATRMATATAHLADHAHVAEIRQTGMALAIEMVKDKTGKVAYPWQERRGLKVFEHALTRGALLRPLGNVVYFLPPYVITPEQIDFLAEVASEGIDIATRDSVSVAVPANFHPDFRDPG
- a CDS encoding 16S rRNA (uracil(1498)-N(3))-methyltransferase, which produces MRLSRFFIDAPLSLGEHDLPEAQAHYIGRVLRMAPGDAVQLFDGSGQEYLGQLLEVGKKTVRVSLDQAFTGQADSPLHVHLGQGLSRGERMDWAIQKATELGANEITPIVSERCEVRLKDERADKRLAHWRQVAISACEQCGRSTLPVIHPPVPLTEWLSSTQADLKLVLHPVAEPLTSHAKPAGLAFLIGPEGGLSEAEVEQAKAAGFHAARLGPRVLRTETAPVVALSVAQQLWGDF
- a CDS encoding hemolysin III family protein produces the protein MYYGERFNAWTHLVGAVLACIGAIWLIVVAGLQGDPWKIVSFSIYGSTLLLLYSISTLYHSTRGRAKVIMRKLDHLSIYLLIAGSYTPFCLVSLRGPWGWSLFGVVWGLAVIGMLQEIKPRSEARILSIIIYAVMGWIVLVAVKPLLNTLGTAGFTWLAAGGVFYTVGIIFFAFDSRFRHWHGIWHLFVIAGSLMHFVAVSFYVR